Proteins found in one Flavobacteriales bacterium genomic segment:
- a CDS encoding response regulator, whose translation MQSILVVDDEPMAREILISQLRTKYPRIDVYQADNGVNALAMLKHITPDVVVFDINMPNMNGSQLVR comes from the coding sequence ATGCAGAGTATTCTTGTAGTAGATGATGAGCCAATGGCTCGTGAGATTCTAATTTCACAGTTAAGAACAAAATATCCCAGAATTGATGTTTATCAAGCCGATAACGGGGTTAACGCACTTGCGATGCTTAAACACATCACTCCTGATGTTGTTGTTTTTGATATTAACATGCCAAATATGAATGGATCACAATTGGTCCGATAA
- a CDS encoding TIGR03032 family protein, producing MAEEEKEETIEVNTSSNLYSWLIENNTSLAFTTYQVGKVVTVGVNPNKTVNVSVNSFRKCMGIALKDETMWLSTLFQIWRLDNGIVPGRLFNNHDKAYVPQVGYTTGDLEVHDLIIGIDDKPVFVNTRFNCLSTISDTHSFIPIWKPPFITDLVPEDRCHLNGLAADGQVPKYVTMVAETNVQGAWRDHRTSGGIVMDVLTNEVVCRGLSMPHSPRIHNGTLWLLEAGSGYLGYVDIESKTFNRTTFCPGFLRGLTFIGNYAIVGMSKNRENKLFQDLELDENLKAHNTKPKCGFKIIKLATGKIVEHLHLEGVVRELFDIMIMPQIKNPLVVSSEEKDIHKMVTIGSLKKRN from the coding sequence ATGGCAGAAGAAGAAAAAGAAGAAACGATAGAGGTCAACACCTCTTCCAATTTATATTCTTGGCTAATTGAAAATAATACTAGCCTGGCATTTACTACCTATCAAGTGGGTAAAGTTGTTACGGTTGGCGTAAATCCTAACAAAACTGTAAACGTATCGGTTAATAGCTTTCGAAAATGTATGGGGATCGCTTTAAAAGATGAGACCATGTGGCTAAGCACTCTCTTTCAAATTTGGCGACTAGATAATGGTATTGTACCTGGTAGATTGTTCAACAATCATGACAAGGCATATGTTCCACAAGTTGGGTACACTACTGGTGATTTAGAGGTGCATGATCTAATAATAGGAATTGACGATAAGCCCGTTTTTGTGAATACTAGGTTTAATTGCCTAAGTACGATAAGCGACACACACAGTTTTATTCCTATTTGGAAACCTCCTTTTATTACAGATTTAGTTCCCGAAGACCGATGTCATTTAAACGGGCTTGCAGCAGATGGCCAAGTGCCTAAATATGTTACAATGGTGGCCGAAACAAATGTACAGGGAGCATGGAGAGATCACCGAACTTCTGGAGGAATTGTAATGGATGTGCTAACCAACGAAGTTGTTTGCAGAGGTCTTTCTATGCCTCACTCACCAAGAATACATAATGGAACTCTTTGGCTTCTGGAAGCTGGCTCCGGCTACCTTGGTTATGTTGATATAGAAAGTAAAACATTTAACCGAACTACTTTTTGTCCAGGGTTTTTACGAGGGTTGACCTTTATCGGAAACTATGCTATTGTGGGCATGTCTAAAAACAGAGAGAATAAGCTCTTTCAAGATTTAGAACTAGATGAAAACTTAAAGGCACATAACACAAAACCGAAGTGCGGATTCAAAATTATAAAATTAGCAACGGGTAAAATTGTGGAGCATCTCCACCTAGAAGGTGTTGTACGGGAACTTTTCGACATCATGATCATGCCACAGATAAAGAACCCTTTAGTGGTAAGTTCGGAAGAAAAGGATATTCATAAAATGGTTACCATCGGATCACTTAAGAAGAGAAATTAA
- a CDS encoding acyl transferase yields the protein MDQIQLNEFKEKVFQINTSDVFDACALELFQHQYENCAVYKTYVDVLKVDPSSIKSSSDIPFLPIEFFKTKKIICGDREIETVFYSSGTGNEGRSAHHVLDVKLYEKSFRAGFEHAYGDIDGYCFMVLLPSYYDNENSSLIYMMSDLLEKTEKNGSGVFDKDPSLLEKHLNKVLNAGKRMIVVGVSYALLDFVELADVVMPGAIIMETGGMKGRRKEMVRSEMHQILKDGFKVWAIQSEYGMTELLSQAYSKANGIFNCPPWMKVLIRDTNDPLSIVGSGINGGINVIDLANVHSCAFVATQDIGKQNDKGAFEVLGRFDNSDARGCNLMHP from the coding sequence ATGGATCAAATACAGTTAAACGAATTTAAAGAGAAAGTATTTCAGATAAACACTTCTGATGTTTTTGATGCATGCGCTCTAGAACTCTTTCAGCACCAATACGAGAATTGTGCAGTTTATAAAACATATGTGGATGTTCTAAAAGTTGATCCATCATCTATTAAGAGTTCTTCCGATATCCCATTTTTACCTATAGAATTCTTTAAAACGAAAAAAATAATTTGCGGAGATAGGGAGATTGAAACTGTTTTTTATAGCAGCGGAACTGGTAATGAGGGACGAAGTGCTCACCATGTTTTAGATGTTAAGCTCTACGAAAAAAGTTTTCGGGCTGGCTTCGAACATGCTTATGGTGATATAGACGGGTATTGCTTTATGGTGCTTTTGCCAAGTTATTACGACAATGAAAATTCGTCTCTCATATACATGATGAGCGATCTTTTGGAGAAAACAGAAAAGAATGGGAGTGGAGTATTCGATAAGGATCCATCTTTATTGGAGAAGCATTTGAATAAAGTATTGAATGCTGGAAAACGAATGATTGTTGTTGGTGTGAGTTATGCTCTTTTAGATTTTGTAGAACTTGCCGATGTTGTAATGCCAGGGGCAATTATTATGGAAACTGGCGGAATGAAAGGAAGAAGGAAAGAGATGGTGAGATCCGAGATGCATCAAATTCTTAAGGATGGTTTTAAGGTTTGGGCAATTCAATCTGAATATGGAATGACAGAATTGTTATCTCAAGCTTATTCAAAAGCTAACGGGATTTTTAATTGTCCACCTTGGATGAAAGTTCTTATTAGAGATACGAATGATCCACTGTCTATTGTTGGTTCTGGAATTAACGGTGGTATTAATGTGATAGACCTAGCCAATGTACATTCTTGTGCATTTGTAGCGACCCAAGATATAGGTAAGCAAAATGATAAAGGCGCATTTGAAGTGTTAGGTCGTTTTGATAATAGTGATGCGCGAGGTTGTAATCTGATGCATCCTTAA
- a CDS encoding Na/Pi cotransporter family protein: MEYGFFDFLRLIGALGFFIYGMKVMSEGIQKVAGERMRGILSVMTSNRFLGVGTGFLITCLVQSSSATTVMVVSFVNAGLLSLVESVGVIMGANVGTTITAWLISILGFKVKMAAIALPIIAIGFPMMFMSNIKLKHTAEILIGFALLFMGLDALKHSVPDLKANPELLAFFQDYTGMGFLSTLMFVGVGTVLTVVVQSSSAAMALTLVMCHNGWIPFEIAASMVLGENIGTTITAYLASMIGNVHAKRAARAHFIFNMFGVVWMIGLLHFFLIGIDKYMMSESGVSPLSGNSPESIPIALSIFHSVFNILNVLFLIGFVQFIVKIVEKMIPSQGEEDEQHRLEFIDGGITATPEIAIYNAKQEVAHFGRVTMKMHGFMCELVSNTDKKQRRVMIEKLAKYEDITDKIEIDVADYLAKTAQVELSELSSLRVRGMLGMITDMERIGDIYYQMSKGVERMLDKEIALREEQRTNLSNMFVLMENALKIMVANLEADDTTVTVDAAMEAELAINKCRNELRKMHYKTIETEMYNVENSMIYNDLFSRCEKIGDHIINVTEAIIGEKD, encoded by the coding sequence ATGGAATACGGATTTTTTGACTTTTTAAGACTTATTGGCGCGCTGGGATTCTTCATATATGGTATGAAGGTGATGAGCGAAGGGATACAAAAAGTTGCTGGTGAAAGGATGCGTGGAATATTAAGTGTTATGACGTCCAACCGGTTTCTCGGTGTTGGAACAGGGTTCTTAATTACTTGCTTAGTCCAATCATCTTCTGCTACTACAGTAATGGTGGTGAGTTTTGTAAATGCAGGATTACTTTCATTAGTAGAATCAGTAGGTGTTATTATGGGTGCCAATGTAGGTACAACGATTACGGCTTGGTTGATATCGATATTAGGTTTTAAAGTTAAAATGGCGGCAATTGCACTTCCTATAATTGCAATAGGATTTCCAATGATGTTCATGTCGAATATTAAACTAAAGCATACAGCGGAAATACTAATAGGTTTTGCCTTGTTATTTATGGGATTGGATGCATTGAAACATTCTGTTCCAGATTTGAAAGCGAATCCAGAGCTACTCGCTTTTTTTCAGGATTATACGGGTATGGGGTTCTTGTCTACATTGATGTTTGTGGGTGTAGGTACTGTGTTAACCGTGGTGGTTCAATCGTCTAGTGCGGCAATGGCTTTAACGCTAGTAATGTGTCACAATGGATGGATTCCTTTTGAGATTGCGGCCTCGATGGTATTAGGAGAAAATATAGGAACAACAATTACGGCTTATTTGGCCTCAATGATTGGAAACGTACATGCTAAAAGAGCAGCGAGAGCTCACTTTATCTTTAACATGTTTGGTGTGGTTTGGATGATTGGTCTGTTGCATTTTTTCTTGATAGGTATAGATAAATACATGATGTCGGAAAGTGGTGTTTCACCGTTAAGTGGCAATTCTCCAGAATCTATTCCAATTGCACTTTCTATTTTTCATAGTGTTTTCAATATACTGAATGTCCTTTTCTTAATTGGGTTTGTGCAATTTATTGTTAAGATAGTTGAGAAAATGATTCCATCTCAAGGAGAAGAAGATGAGCAACACCGATTAGAATTTATTGATGGGGGTATTACAGCAACTCCTGAAATAGCTATTTATAATGCGAAGCAGGAGGTAGCACATTTTGGTAGAGTTACTATGAAAATGCATGGCTTTATGTGTGAGTTGGTAAGTAACACAGATAAAAAGCAGCGCCGTGTTATGATTGAAAAATTGGCCAAATATGAAGACATAACAGATAAAATTGAGATCGACGTTGCAGATTATTTGGCTAAAACGGCGCAGGTAGAGTTGTCGGAGCTGTCTTCTTTAAGGGTAAGAGGAATGCTTGGTATGATTACCGATATGGAGCGAATAGGGGATATCTATTATCAAATGTCGAAAGGGGTTGAGCGTATGTTAGATAAGGAAATCGCTTTACGCGAGGAGCAAAGAACTAATTTATCTAATATGTTTGTTTTGATGGAAAATGCCTTGAAGATAATGGTGGCTAACTTAGAAGCAGACGATACTACAGTGACTGTTGATGCGGCTATGGAAGCAGAGCTTGCAATTAATAAGTGCAGAAATGAGCTTAGAAAAATGCATTATAAGACGATTGAAACAGAAATGTATAATGTGGAAAACAGTATGATATATAATGACTTATTCTCTAGGTGCGAGAAGATTGGTGATCACATTATCAATGTTACAGAAGCTATAATAGGAGAGAAAGACTAA
- a CDS encoding glycosyltransferase, translating into MSKKLKVLIAPLDWGLGHATRCIPIIRALIVLGHTVVIATDRDPMRLLKQEFPELDFFPLPGYDVRYAKKWLKLKMVLNIPKILLRIGDEGKILEKIVAENKVDFVISDNRFGLTSSKVPNVFITHQVEIQTPVFQKAMNQLNRKYINEFDECWIPDYSGDNNLSGKLSASEALKNRVKFIGPLSRFSYKNKECKSIYKCMAIVSGPEPQRTIFEKLVYQELKELSGKSLLVRGILDENEPVRGGNVTIVSHLGSEEMQHAIEQSDYIISRSGYSTIMDLTTLKKKAILVPTEGQTEQEYLADYHDGRENFICVSQSKLNIKNCINRLEVLNDANIERQYIDIQSVIATSIAELTSNTSSES; encoded by the coding sequence TTGTCCAAAAAATTAAAAGTTTTAATTGCTCCATTAGATTGGGGGTTGGGTCATGCAACAAGATGTATTCCCATTATCCGCGCATTAATTGTTCTGGGTCATACTGTTGTAATTGCAACCGATCGAGATCCAATGAGATTGCTTAAACAAGAATTTCCAGAATTGGATTTTTTCCCTTTACCTGGATATGATGTTCGATATGCTAAGAAATGGTTGAAACTAAAAATGGTTCTGAATATTCCTAAAATATTATTGAGAATAGGCGATGAAGGCAAAATACTAGAAAAAATAGTAGCAGAGAATAAGGTTGATTTTGTGATATCGGATAACCGGTTTGGACTAACATCTTCGAAAGTGCCGAATGTTTTTATTACGCATCAGGTAGAGATACAAACACCCGTCTTTCAAAAAGCAATGAACCAGTTAAATAGAAAATATATAAACGAATTTGATGAATGCTGGATTCCGGATTATTCAGGAGACAATAACCTAAGTGGAAAATTGAGCGCTTCAGAAGCATTAAAAAACAGGGTTAAATTCATTGGACCATTGTCTCGGTTTTCGTACAAGAATAAGGAATGCAAATCTATCTATAAGTGCATGGCAATTGTTAGTGGTCCTGAACCTCAAAGAACAATTTTTGAGAAATTAGTATATCAAGAGTTAAAGGAATTGAGTGGGAAATCACTTCTTGTGAGAGGTATATTAGATGAAAATGAGCCAGTAAGAGGAGGTAATGTTACCATTGTTTCACATTTGGGATCGGAGGAGATGCAGCACGCAATAGAGCAGTCGGATTATATAATTTCTCGATCGGGATATTCTACTATCATGGATTTGACTACCCTTAAGAAGAAGGCAATATTGGTTCCAACAGAGGGACAAACAGAACAGGAATATTTAGCTGATTATCATGACGGTAGAGAGAATTTTATTTGTGTATCTCAATCAAAACTGAATATAAAAAATTGCATTAATAGATTAGAAGTGTTGAATGACGCTAATATTGAAAGGCAATATATAGATATTCAGTCTGTTATTGCAACATCTATAGCCGAATTAACGTCTAACACCTCAAGCGAGAGTTAA